aatttcacatttttcttaaaattcattagtataaaagaatttaggtgaaatatatttagttctatcacattttatatatcctcatcaaatttgagtaatacaagcagcattatcttcgtataaaattattagactatcattaatcactagAAGACTAcacttttattgaatatgttgaatcaatGGTCTTAAccaaatacattctcgacttgtcttatgaattgcaatgatctctaagtgatttgaagaggtagtaAATAGTATTtgcttgacagatctccatgatatagcagaattttcataaataaatgcATATCTAATTTGAAATCTACCTCTGTGTGAATCTGAAAGATAATCTGCATCtacatatccaactaattgtggacttgatccatgttgataaaataatctcatatcaacagTACTTTGGAGGTATTGAAGGACGTGTTTAATGTTATTCCAATGTCTTCAAATTGGTACAGAACTATATAttacaagtaaattaactgaaaatgcaatatcaggttGAATGTAATTTATAAGATACATTAGGGCTCAAATTGcattgagataagatatttcgagatcaagaatttcttcatcatcttcataaAGATGAAATGGATTTTTATACACATGAAGTGAttgaacaaccattggagtattcaggggatgagttttgtccatgtaaaagtacTTTAAGACTTTatttgtataatttgactgataaATGAAAATTCTATTTTACAAATACTCGAGCTGCAGGCTGaaacaaaatttcgttttgtcaaggtttttcatttcaaattcattctttaaatatgtagcggttcttctaatctcttcaggagttccaacaagatttagatcatcaacataaaccgcattAATAACAAATCCGAAatttgatttcttaataaaaacacatgggcatattggattattctcaaatcctttttCCAATAGATATttgctaaggcgtttataccacatgcgtctggattgctttaacccatataaagatctgtgaagtttaatataatacatatttctTGATGTACTCaaattagaagtttcaggcattttatatcctttagggatttatatatatatatatgtcatgatccaatgatccatataaatatgcagtgaccacatccattaATTGCATATctaatctttttgtaactaccAAACTAATCAAAAATATGAATGTGGTTGCATTCATAATAGGAgaatatgtttcctcataatcaatccctgatttcagcaggaaatcttgtgcaacaagtcgtgctttatatcgtacaatttcattgctctcattacgcttacgtataaatatccatttatatccaacagaCATTACACTCTttagtgtttgtaaaattggtTCAAAGATTTCTCGCTTtactagcgagtttaattcagtttTAATAGCTTATTCCCATTTTGGCCAGTTATTTCTACGTCGACATTTTTCGAAAGTTCTTggttcaattttttcattacttctgaTAATGTCAAGggtcattttatatgaaaatatgttatcgacaataattttatttctatccaaaatttCTCTAGTACTCAAGAAATATATCGatatctcgttattttcagatacctgtccctcttcaatggaagacatttcattaaatacctCTTTAGGAAGTTCTTTTTTAGGAGATTTAAGGGTGTATTTGGGTACCAAGAgtacctcaacacttctcactgctactcattaatttattattacttttcacctacttttactactattcattacgttttacttactttttattactattcattactttattattactttttacctactttttattactattcacaactctcctaAACACTTCTCAACAGCCAAATCCACCAGTCTCTTCAGAAgtatcaattactcttatggtcTGTGTTGTGGGTATAGACttttcaggagtaccaaattcattttgtatttttctcttccgaggaattttgtcctcCTTTGCACCAATAGGTCGTCCACGCTTCAAGCGTATCTTTGATTCACTTATTGttgttttggcaacttgtccttcaggaattGCAATCCTTactagaacattaacagcaggaatatatgatattaccacacctttagtgtcagtaaatacatccgaTAATTGATTCGCAACACTttacaaatgaataatcttttgcaTCTCTAGTTTACACTTATTTGTGTACACACACTTAGTACTCGTCGATGGGAtatgtgacccgtgttgtcattatcccgacgtctcgattttcacgtgtctGTACGTGGGAATTGGGTGTGCCACAATTTGTACGAGGATTAAATTGGAAAAtgactttattttttcaagtaatttcctgtcgtACTTCaagcaccgacttctcattatccattgttgaaaaaatggatttgtcaaaatgacaattctcaaaatgtgccttaaacatatcccttGTAAGAGACTCAAGGTATCTAATAATAGATGGAAAATCAAACTCAACATATATcacaagtctacgttgaggatCCATTTTTCTActttgtggaggtgcaattggaacatatatcgtacatccaaaaatatgaagataagaaatatttgattgttgaccaaatgcaagctataatgaaaaatatttgtgatatgctgatggcctAATTTGAATTAACGATGCTGTATAAAGTATAGCATGTCCATAAACAGAAATAGGAAGGTTTGATTTCATAAGTAAAGGTGTAGCGATTAGCTgaacttttttaattaatgattcagttaaaccattttgagtgtgtgtgtgggcaactggatgttcaacatttattcctattgacatgcaatagttataaaaaaacttAAGATGTAAATTCACCTACATTATTCAATTGAATAGTTTTAATTAGATAGTTAGGAAATTGTGCtcgtagtttaattatttagacaagaagtttagcaaatgcaatatttatattaaaaagtagacaaacatgtgactatcgacttgatgcatcaattaaaactatAAAGTATTTAAACAGTCCACTTAATGGTTGAATAGGCCAACATATATtcccatgaatcctttgtaaaaatgaCGAAAATTCAAAAACAGATTTTGAGATAGATAGTTTAATAATCAATTTACCCtaagaacatgcagagcatggatatttattggataagataatcttctgattctttaggagATACCCAtatgaattatcaattattcgtctcatcattattgatctcggatgtccaaggcgatcttgccaagtcataaatattttggggtcaatgcacttctggtgcattatcACATGTGATTCGATTGTtctcatttatttataatataatccaGATGAAAGAGTAggtagtttttctaatacgagttTCTGgcttgaaattattttagtaatgagaaaatACTCTTTATTGTCTTCGTTGGTGGTTTCAATATGATAACCATTATGACGTATAtccttaaaactcaataaattttttctagatcatgaaaaaaatagagcatCTTCAATATAAAATTTGGTGTCATTAgacaacacaatataagctcttccggagccttcaattagattcgatgaaccagaTATGGTATGAACTTAgactttactcaatgttagattttgaaaatattttttatctttaaaaattgtgtgagttgtagcactgtcagtcagacatacatctttattattcatctcagagataaaaagtttatcagtaagactcatgattctacaaaatatataaaactttcattactacaaaatattgcaaaatataaaaaaaaaattacaataagataaagaaaatacattaattaaaaatgaacacttccatcaccaatcaaatgatcaactctaccactaaaatctttaaaaaaatcagaaatattaaggcttgtaatatcttctctatcTATAGAAACTAAAGCATCTTATGGTTcaacaaaatttatttcaaatttttgtattttttcttttatagaagtttGGTATAAGTTAACCAAGTGCTTAgttgtacgacaggtacgagaccaatgtctagtcataccacatctatgacattcatcttcatctttctttaaaaatttattttggggACCTTTACCCTtatctgagttgaaccacttctggtggtacggtgtatatctattattatcccttttagtgtggtcacttctaagACCtctacttttataattttttctatcaCGTCCACGTCATcggtttctttgaaaagatgcatcATTCGATTCTGGGAATGGTATAAATTTAGTAGCATCCACtttagggaatgatatagaaccaatAGAACGTGACTGataatttcttaacaaaaagtcattattttgctcagccactagacgacaagatataagttcagaatattttttgaactttcgctctcgatactgctgctgcaggagcacattcgattcatgaaaagtagtatatatcttatctaacaagtcatcatcaatgactttttcaccacattattttaatagcgagcaaattttaaaaagtacaaGGTTATATTCACTAACACAATTGAAGTcttgcaacttcaggtgcatccaatcataacaagcttttgggaggattacagttttctggtgctTATATCTCTCACTTAAattattccacaaaataaggggatctttcaccgtaagatactcaatttttaattcttcatgaagatggtgccgaaggaaaattaTTGTCTTAGCGCAGTCCTACTGgaacccttgatttccttttttaattatattttcccGGTTCAtagcatccagatggatctcagcattaAGGAtctaaaacaaataattttttccataaatgtcaagagcaacgaattctaattttgcaagatttgacattttctacatatataagtCAGGAtcataagtatgtttatattgtaaataaaaaatacattcacaaaatcatgagaataaaattagagtttcatcaagtaataataagtaatgtaacatttcatatttattttaggaactacaaataatatattgaaaaacttccTTGAAATAGAATACTACTAGTTTCAAAATCCTCAGAACTTTCgtactgataacgtgttatgaaattaaaaaaaaaatgctattaTAAGAGAAAGAGGATATTGTAAGAGAGAGTtgttattcaaatacaaaacttgatcatatacaagtgaataatacccatatataagagtacaaaaaagtaaatatgacttaagtcttaattgatggctaaagataggttttaattgatgactcaatggtcttaattaatgattaaatattagttttaattgatgactaaataattttaaatgatagTAAAAAATGATGGCTAAAAATggtcatataaataaatttataacaagtatacaatttttgtaattgtAGTAAAAAATTTAGCCATTTTGCAGTTTCTTCCTTCACCTTTTTCTAAATGCCTTTTGGACATtgcatttattatttaataattacaatcattttgtaaaaatatgggctccacttaaataaaaaaaaaaagagttattcAAACCTTTTCATAATGGAGTTTGTACGGAATTTATACATTGAGCTTGCATTGTATATATAATCTCTCTTATTATTTTGATGGGGCTGCATATACTCGTGGCAAGTTGGTTGACAGGAACTGCATAGTGAGTTTCTGTAAATCAtcacatttcatttctttaatttgcaCAATTAATCGAGGCAGTTGAATGTAACTCATCACATTTCAGAATGGAGCTAACTTTCTCTTTTTACAATCGTCAATTCCATATTCCTTCTTATGATTAGCTACATCTCTCTATCTCCTTTACATGAACAAACCACATTATTCTTAAGGAAAGTACAAATATTGGATTAATGCTTTATATATTCTGCTCCAATCACATACATATACATGCATTTTTCCTTTGTTCTGAAGGTGATGGCTCGCACACAGGTAGAGTCTCATGACATCAGGCGTTTGATTTAAaagtttcttattttatttaagagaGATCACAATAAACACCCAAAACTACATATACTAGGGTACTACCATACACATGATGACGTGCTTCTTAAAACCAGTCACACCAGTTATTCTTGGGGAAAACACCAGAGCTAACTGATGTGACCCCTTATAAATGTAGCGCACATGCATGCTTGGCATCCTTGATCTAGAACCAGCCCCTGCGCATCTCACAAAGGCCGGGTCCGATGCTGCATTCATTTGGTAAGTTTCTAGCCCATACGCCTCAGCTGCTGGCAGCACTGCTGATTGTTTTCATTGTAACTTCTTGATATGCTTTGCTGCCTCATGTACCGCTCGTAGTGGTTAAGCTACTATTGGCTTTGCATCTGCTCGCAGCAGCTCCCTCCCTGACGTATTAGGTTCTGACCAATGTCCTCGTCGATGTACACCATTGTTATGGTGGTGCAGGAGGTAGTGGCGTGGGCAACAAACAAAAGGGCAGCAAAGAGAGCAGCGAGGGTTAATGTGAGCCTGACCATTGTTATATTCTGCTGTGAAACGGTACTACCACTTGGTGATTCTGAAATGTTTCGATGAAAATCTAAGTCGAGGTGATATATGGTTGTATTTATAGTGGATTTTAGGGTTTGCATGTAAAGTATGCGTAAGGATTGATGGTCAGGTTGGATTGTCATATTTCGTGTGGTCGGATGGGTGATTTCAAGCTTCCACATAGTTATCTAATGCAAATGCTTCCATAATATGCACGCATCGCTTTGTTTGGTAGCCAAATACTTTGCTTTCGATCATGAACTAACAtcttttgtttgattttaattGAAAGTAGGTTTTtaatacaaatcaaatcttatatcTTAGGTGATGTGGATGATGCGTCTTGTTGACGACGTGTTTTGCATACTGGTCATCGAGCTCAGTCTCCTGCAACAGAAGGAAAGTGAGGGCTTGAAGTTGGTGAAACACTTCTAATGACTAAGTTAATTTATTACCCTTAGATAGAATTTTTGGTATATGAGAGAACATAAGAAAGTAAGGGTATAAATCGGTCTGGTCCGATTCGGGGGGTGATAGATCGAAAtggtccatcatttttcccgaACCAAACTGGACCGAACATCCGGCCATAAGGACCGGTCtggtccaattatttttttattttttaatttttaatttttttctcaaataaattaataaaaatttatttaaattactaaattaaaattaaatgaattattaatgtaaattatataactaactcattagaaaaatattttatatggtctatgataataaattaaatgaaaattatatcattaacttatataattattatattaaattattaaaaatattttaaatatatatataagagttcaATCCGTTTGGTCTGATCCAAAATTTATTGACCCAAAACTAGACCAAATGGTTTCAATCCACAATTTTTAATATCGAGATCAATCGAACTAGAGTACGGTCTGGTCCAAATGGCTCAGCCCAGTCAATTTTTTCGATACCCCTATAAGAAAGCATTCTAACTTGGGATTTGGTTTTTATACCTCCCACCAAGGTGGTATCCCCTATCCCGTGTTAGAGGTGCTCGTCCTCTATACTATGTACCACATGATTGTCTTTAATGTGGTGTGGCTCTTAGGTCGTGTTCTATAATAATAGGTTGATGAGTGTGGCCAACTTCACACATTCTGTTAGGGACATGGGTCCTCATCGGGATCTCTACCCATGTTCAATATCTAACCCTTTAATCCAGCGTAGCTTTGCTCTATGCATATGTAAGGTCATGTCAGAAAGGATGTCGTCCCATTGTTCCACATCGACCCTCTTCCTATGTTAGCTTTGGGCCTCTTAATTTTGCCTCGTGGGCTCATTATGCTTTGTGCTAACTTCTTTAATTCTACATCTTTGAAGTACTTGATCGCCGTATTAAGATTAGTGACactaaattaattttgaaactttataaaaattaataatagacCATCCATTAGgaaaataggaaaagaaaataaagaaagtgtATTTAACCAATCGATACAGCCTCTTCCCTTTCCTctactaaaattaattttagttcCCCAATGTTTTTTGCAATAatgatattgaaaaaaataaaaataaaaataattttctttaggTTTATATATGTTAGTATTTAGGACTTAATCCCAAACTTTATAAAGAATTCGATATTTAAATCACTTTTAAAACCCAAGaagcatatattttttaataatttgtgaTCTTTCACAATCACCTTCCCAATTCGAAAAGAAAACAATAGTTCTAGGTACAGTCGGGACATACAGTCGCCTCGTAATCGTGCAGTAAATAAAGCCACGTcatctatatttatttaaaaaaaaaaagacgaaaatagaaagagaaatggGGGGAACGCCATTTAAGGACATACGTTATTCCCGCTCTTGGTTGTCGTTGCTGCTCATCACCGTCGAGTGGAAGGACAATGTGCATTGCCGTCGTACTAGGCTGAACGGAACGGAGAATACCTTCTCAAAAGCCATCAGCTTCCATTGTATTTTGAGAACTCAACAAGTAAAGTGGAAGGGTGGAAGGATGCCGGAATCTTTGTCGGAGCTAAAGAGGGTCTTCGTTAAAGGCTGAGCCAACCTCGTGGAGCTTTTATTCGGTGAGTTGTTGCACACTGAGGCGAAGAAACTGCAACGAACAGATCTGCTGCTCTTCCTCTGTCTGCATTGGGTAAAAATTTACTCATTTGCTTTACTTTGACGTGTTGGTGCGTTGGTAGATCTGTGATAATAATGCATTGGTTTCAGATGAGTTTGTTGGTAGATTTGTTGAAGTGATACAGCCATCTATGACTTGTTAACAAAAAAATCATAGCTTGATTTGTTCCTCTGCTTTAATCTATCCTTTACATGGTTATTAGTTGAAGACTATAAAAGCAGGCATCTATGACCTgttaaatgaaaggaaaatgtgTTCGTGCGGGTTAttgtaaccaaaaaaaaaaaaaaaagtcagctTTAACGGTACAAAGATACTATAAAACCAGCCATCTATGACCTgttaaaggaaaggaaaatgtgTGTAGGATtattgtaacaaaaaaaaaaaacacaaggtTTAATGGTACAAAGATCAGATGACATattgtaagaaaaaaataaaacaactttagaaatattgtaacaaaaaaaaaaacacagctttagaaatattgtaaaaaaacaaaaagaacacaGCTTTAGAAAtattgtaacaaaaaaaaaaaaaaacagctttggaaatattgtaaaaaaaaaaaaaacatagtttTAGAAATATTGTAACAAAAAAGAACACAACTTTAAGGGTacaaagatgagatgaaatattgtaaccaaaaaaaaaaaaacacagcttTAATCTATAAGAAcaatttagcatgacatacAAAATTAGTAGCTTTGTAAGTTGCATTTCTTAGCAGTCTAAAAACAGGTGGTTGGTATGCAACTTCTGTGTGAAGATAAGAGCTTGAAAGTCGATATGCAAGTGTATAGAAGTATCCCTACATAGCTTTTTCTAGATCTAGCAAAGTTGAGATATATGTTAATAAATCTTGTTAAAGTTGCAAAACtgatttttcatgaaataatcATTGATGTACTACTCCATTTGAATCCACCTAATTATTAATGGACTTCCTTCCTACACCCCATCTATCAAAACCCACCTATATATGAACATGTTAATTTCTCATTATTAAATAGGTTATATATGGTGCAATTTAATGACtagatatatacataaattatttgtttaatGATTGTGGACAATCTACAAATCTATAATCTAAGTGAAACAAGGCCATaacaatttaattatatacatgCAGGGAGTCAACCCAATTTGGTGCCTTTCTAAAGTTGCAAAATCTACAATTCTGAACTTGCTTCAATTAGTAGCTTAGAAGCAGTTTTACCTTCCTCGATTTTTTCCATCTTAACTTCTTAATGACTAAGTtagaattttttgaattattttctgTATTATCTATACTCACTGTGTGCATATATAGGTGTTCTTGCGATTGTCATCATGGTAATAGGGGAAGAACACTCACATCCGTTAATACCATCTACCTCAAATACACCAACCCCGGCACGttatattgtttaaaaaacacaatatttgagttcttaaaattttaacatcGAGCTTTAATGCTAATTatcattgttgtttttattttaggacATACCAATAACTTGTCCGAGCTTTGCAAATTACATGCCTGGTTATTATGGAGCAATGCCTACATGGTCACCTACTTTTTTGTCATATCCAGATGGCAACCAATATCCATTTCAATATGAGATGAGACCTCCAATACCTGTCATCAATACCTGTTCCGCTACAAGCACAATAGTTGATAAAGATAAAGAGGATGGATTAAATTGTAGGGAAACTGAATCGCCATGTACCTCCTCTAGAATTGTTGAAACGAGTAAAGAGGATAGACCAGATTCTGAGAAAACCGATGACAAAAGTGCTGGGACACCTCAGATAATGCAAACAGATGGTGATGATTTAATTGAAGAGCCAAAGTCGGGTATGCAGTttaattcttttgaagaattAATTGAGTATTATAAAGAATATGCTAAGAAATGTGGATTTGGAgtgatgacacaaaggagtgagaggGGAGAGGATGACAGTGTCAGATATGTAACCCTTGGTTGTGCACATGGTGGGAAAGCTTGGAATAGGACGTTAAATATTGCCAAACCCCGTCCGACAGGAAAGACGGATTGTAAGGCAAAGATAAATGCCTTAAAAGTAGAGGGAAAGTTGCAGTTAACAACTGTTCAGAATATTCATAATCACGGCCTCAGTCTGCAGAAATCCCGATTCTTTCGATGTAACCGAGAGGTGAGTGACTCCGTAAAAGGAGTCCTAGATACAAACGACTTGGCTGGCATTCGAATGAACAATAGCTTTGGATCTCTTGTTGTTGGCACCGGTGGATTCGAGAACCTCCTAtttttagagaaatattttcacaattatattaataaagcaCGGCATCTACGACTTGGGAAAGGTGGTGCCGGAGCGCTTCGAGAGTACTTTTGTAGAATGCAGTACAAGAACGacgaattttttgttttgatggatttagatgatGACGGGAGGTTGAAAAATGTATTATGGGCAGACCCACGTAGTAGGGCAGCCTATcagtattttggtgatgtgataacattcgacaccacatacctgACAAATAGATATGAGATGCCCTTTGCACCCTTTGTTGGTGTAAATCACCATGAGCAATCAATTCTTCTGGGGCAGGGTTGATTTCTAGTGAGGATACATAGACCTTTACATGGTTATTTGAGACTTGGTTGCAATGTATGAATGATATAGCTCCAAAAGCTATTATCACAGATCAAGACAGGGCAATGAAAAATACAATTGCTACTCTTTCCGAAAACACGACATAGATTTTGCCTATGACATATTCTGAAAAAAATTTCGAGAAGCTTGGCTCTCATAGTGCCTACAAAACTGGGCTGAAAAATCAGTTGATAAAATGTGTATATGACACGCAAAGTATTGAAGAGTTTGAGAGTTGTTGTGAGGGGTTCATTAACACTTTCAACTTGCATGAGAACGCCTGGTTGTAAAGTTTATATGCTGAGCGTAGCCATTGGGTGCCAGTTTTTCTAAGAGAATTcttttgggctggaatgagtacaacccagCGAAGCAAGAAcatgaatgctttttttgacaGTTATGTTCATACGAAGACCAACTTGAAGGAGTTTGTTGACCAGTTTGACAatgcattgaaaaaaaaaattgagaataaaaataaCTCAGACTTCCACTTATTTAATGTCAGTATTCCCTGCATATCTAGATctccaattgaaaaaaaattccaaGAGCTGTACACTAATGCTAAATTTAGGGAAGTTCAGCAGCAAGTCATGGGTGTGCTTAATATGGATCCATCTATACTTAAAAGGGATGATGGAATTAAAACTTATTTGGTCGATGATGAGGTTCATGTTGAAGAGTTCAGTAAGTGCGTTACATATTCTGTGGAATTTAATGAGGAAGATTGTGATGCAAAGTGTTCGTGCAGGTTATTTCATATTAGGGGGATACTGTATAGGCATATTTTGACTATATTCAAATGTAATCAGATAAAATCATTGCCGACTAAGTACATTTTAGATCGATAGAGAAAAGATATCAAAAGGAGATACACTTTAATCCGTAGTAGCTATGACGTAGGGGATTACCATCCAGATGCTAACAGATATTCCTGTATGTTGAATATCTGTTATCAGATGATAACTTATGCAGCGGGTTCCAATGAGCACACTGATGATGCAGAGGGAAAGTTATATGGGATGATTGACTTATATGTTCATAATCAACAAGCACCATCTATGACGCGAATAGGTTCCAATGTGCATTGTCCGACATTAGAGCCAACTACAGTTGATAGTTCAAAGGCGGTGCTGAGTCCACTAGTTGTGAGAGGGAAAGGCAGGCCCCCATCTCTGAGGAGAGCTTCCACGATGGAGAAACGGGTGTTGAAGGTTAAAGCGAAGAAGTAAAAACCACCTGTAAAGGCACATGTAAAAGGGAAACGTAAACAGGTGCACcattttaaaaattcattttgcTTAATAATAGTTTTTATTATTGTCATCgggtttattttttcctttaaaaaaaattaatacatacACATTTTGTAACTTACGTGATTATTAGGGAGACGGAGGAGATGCACCAATCCGAGACACAtgcaggaatttatttggcccATCACATATAGATAACCCCACTGTTGAAAACTTGCATGAAGAAGTATATTCCCGTATTTTTCTTTACTGAAAGTTGTATATTCTCATCTTGTTATATGCTGATTTGTTATATATTGATTTGAATTACTACTTATGGAGTTATTGTTGTAATTTATCACCAGACTGTTCTAAACAGCTCAACTGTTGACATTAGTGGAACGCAGCTACAAGAAGCATTCATGGggactcaagaaagtgtaataaaaaataaataatgaattttCCCTTAATTTATGAACTTAACTTGAAAATTGAGAAACTTATCTTATATTCATTACAGATGCAACTTAGGTTGGATGGATCACAGCCGGGGGAAGAGAATCAGTAGATCGATGAAAATGTTCTGTTGGAGTTGTTGAAGAGTTCGGTTGATTGAGAAGCTTAATTTTCAGATCATTCTTTGaaagttttagattttatatattgtTGGTGGAGAAGTAGCAACAATTGATTTGGTTGTGTCCTTTTGATGGAGTTGCAGATTTTTAGATCCTAGTGCTTTTGTATTGGTTGGGATTTATGGGTTGGTTATGTTCAAACATGGTTATGTGCCATTTTTATGTGTATGACAAATCATTGCAGATTTGTGATGATTTCTTGTGGGTTCTGTGGGTTATATGAAGTCTTGCCTGTGACAATTGGATgttcatttttgtt
This Carya illinoinensis cultivar Pawnee chromosome 11, C.illinoinensisPawnee_v1, whole genome shotgun sequence DNA region includes the following protein-coding sequences:
- the LOC122282529 gene encoding protein FAR-RED IMPAIRED RESPONSE 1-like, which codes for MPGYYGAMPTWSPTFLSYPDGNQYPFQYEMRPPIPVINTCSATSTIVDKDKEDGLNCRETESPCTSSRIVETSKEDRPDSEKTDDKSAGTPQIMQTDGDDLIEEPKSGMQFNSFEELIEYYKEYAKKCGFGVMTQRSERGEDDSVRYVTLGCAHGGKAWNRTLNIAKPRPTGKTDCKAKINALKVEGKLQLTTVQNIHNHGLSLQKSRFFRCNREVSDSVKGVLDTNDLAGIRMNNSFGSLVVGTGGFENLLFLEKYFHNYINKARHLRLGKGGAGALREYFCRMQYKNDEFFVLMDLDDDGRLKNVLWADPRSRAAYQYFGDVITFDTTYLTNRYEMPFAPFVGVNHHEQSILLGQG